CAATGATGTGCAGTGTGGTTCCCGCAATCAGCAGGAAGTCTCCAGTGCCGAAACCTTGCGGGACATATTTGGAAAAGTCTAAGCGAGCTTCAATGTCAGCAAAGGTCAACAGATGCTGAAGTTTCGATTGGTCATACAGTTCTTTGCAGTAGTCCAGGTATTGTTCGATGTAGTAATGGATCTCTTTGGAATCAAAGCCCTTGGTTTGCATCTCCAGTTCAAGATCAGTGAATTCCCAATGCTCAACATGGTCGTCGCCCAGGATGGCCAATCTCAATTCCAATTCAGCCAGTGCATGAGCTGCTGTCCCTTCCTCGGCATATTCCGTTGTTTCATCCGGGAAAAGCTGTTCCAGCGCCACGGACCTCGGGCACTCCATCCATCGATGGGCTTTGCTGGCTGATAGTGTGGCGTGTTGTTTCGGCATTTTTAGAGTGCCTTTGCTTGAGCCAAAAGATCGTCGTAGTTGAACTTGACCGGATCAAGATCGGACATCTTGGTTGCGCCATGGTTCCTCAAGAATTCAGCGACCTTCAGGTTGTTTCCGTCACGTTTGGCAACGGTGGCAAGGGTGGTTGCGATTTCTTCTTTAGTTGCTTTGGCCGTCGGCTTTGGTGCTTCAGCTGCAGGTTTCTTCTTAGTTTCTTTTGCCGGCTTCTCGTCCTCAATGCGTACTTCATGCTCGCCAAGGAATCCAGTTTCAGGTGCTGCAGGTTGCTGGCCTAGCACTTCATTGACTGGTGCGCCTGCATCGTTTAAGGCTGTCGTAACGATTTGCCCGGCTCTTTGGTTGTTCATTGTACCAAATTTTGATCTGATGGTGTTCGCCAGTTCTTCAAGCGACATGTTAACGCCGGTGACTGCCTTAGTCAGTTCCTCGAGCCCCTCAATTTTGATTGTCAGTTTGATTTCCATGTTCTTTCCTCCTATTCTGTTTTTCTATCGTAAGGCGAGTGATATTATCCTGGATGCAGTTATCACACAGGAATAAGTTTTCGCCGTTATCGATCTTGTTGTGGTTGTCCCGGGCAACGGAGAGCGGTATTGGCTTTCCGCAATTGTCGCATAGGACGATGTCGTGGTCAGTC
This genomic interval from Ignavibacteria bacterium contains the following:
- a CDS encoding DUF2800 domain-containing protein, with protein sequence MPKQHATLSASKAHRWMECPRSVALEQLFPDETTEYAEEGTAAHALAELELRLAILGDDHVEHWEFTDLELEMQTKGFDSKEIHYYIEQYLDYCKELYDQSKLQHLLTFADIEARLDFSKYVPQGFGTGDFLLIAGTTLHIIDLKYGKGVPVKAPGNPQIRLYGLGAIELYGLIFDIETVKMHIFQPRINNISIETMSRKDLEDWGNTSVMKRAQMAYDNCGTFEPGDHCQFCKARATCKARAQRMIQIIQNILGGQ